From one Triticum urartu cultivar G1812 chromosome 3, Tu2.1, whole genome shotgun sequence genomic stretch:
- the LOC125549325 gene encoding NADPH-dependent aldehyde reductase-like protein, chloroplastic — MAETNGNGNGNGAASGVTAPLMLHGRVAIVTGGAGGIGSAVSKHLAALGARVAVAYVGDPAPAKQLVSGINAAHGDGHAIAVEADVSDAAQVRALFDAAAAAFGGELHVLVTTAAVLDYSYPALAETSEATYDAAFGVNARGTFLCLREAANRLARDGRGRIVTFSSSGVGSLRPGYAAYAASKAAVETMTRILAKELRGTGITANAVAPGSTATPMFYNGKTEEEAERYIAEAPLGRLGQPEDIAPLVGFLASDAGGWVNAQVLRCNGGTI, encoded by the coding sequence ATGGCCGAGACCAACGGCAACGGCAACGGCAATGGCGCCGCGAGCGGCGTGACCGCGCCGCTGATGCTCCACGGGCGCGTGGCGATCGTgacgggcggcgccggcggcatCGGGTCGGCCGTGTCGAAGCACCTGGCGGCCCTGGGCGCGCGCGTGGCCGTGGCCTACGTCGGGGACCCGGCGCCGGCCAAGCAGCTCGTGTCCGGCATCAACGCGGCGCACGGCGACGGCCATGCCATCGCGGTGGAGGCGGACGTGTCGGACGCGGCGCAGGTGCGGGCGCTGTtcgacgcggcggcggcggcgttcggcGGGGAGCTGCACGTGCTCGTCACGACGGCGGCGGTGCTGGACTACTCGTACCCGGCGCTGGCGGAGACGAGCGAGGCGACGTACGACGCCGCGTTCGGCGTCAACGCGCGGGGCACCTTCCTGTGCCTCCGGGAGGCGGCCAACCGGCTGGCGCGCGACGGGCGGGGCCGCATCGTCACCTTCTCGTCGTCGGGGGTCGGGTCGCTGCGGCCGGGGTACGCGGCGTACGCGGCCAGCAAGGCGGCGGTGGAGACGATGACGAGGATCCTGGCCAAGGAGCTGCGGGGCACGGGGATCACCGCCAACGCCGTGGCGCCGGGGTCCACGGCCACCCCGATGTTCTACAACGGGAagacggaggaggaggccgagcgGTACATCGCCGAGGCGCCGCTGGGGCGGCTCGGCCAGCCGGAGGACATCGCGCCGCTCGTCGGCTTCCTCGCCAGCGACGCCGGCGGGTGGGTTAACGCCCAGG